Genomic segment of Ranitomeya imitator isolate aRanImi1 chromosome 6, aRanImi1.pri, whole genome shotgun sequence:
GAACTGGAAGCATGCAATACATACGGTAAATATAGGGGAGATGCTGTTAATTTCATACACAGGAGAGGTACTGTTATTTTGATAATGAATGTAGTTAGGCAAGAAGAAATTGAATACTTGTGTGATGAAGCAGGAGATGGCAGCTAGAAACAGCAACTACAGTCCTGTCACAGCTTCTCCTAAGGGCGCTTTGGTTGTGACTGTTATGTTACAGTATCTAGTGAGAGACTcatattaaggccggggtcacacttgtgagttcaatgcgagaaactcacgcaagtctcttgcatcaataaccGGCACTCCCGCAGGCATTCAGGACCGGAGtgcgcggctgcatagaaatacatgcagctgaacgctccggtcccgagtgccggatattgaggcgagagactcgtgcaagtttctcgcattgaactcgcaagtgtgaccccggcctaaccttTTACATGCAACCAACTCCTTTTTTTGGAGATTTACCCTTTACAAGCAGCTATGTCCTGCTTGTGCATATTAACCCTCCTTTTACATCTTATGACATATGTTACTTTTCACTTTTTTCCTTACAACTGGTTATTTTTAAGATCTGAGAAAAAGTTCTCTGTTACACAACACAGATGTTACTGCAGATTCTTAAATTGGTACATTTCTGTACAAAAGAACTATATTTTGATCATTTATTTGCTTTtgatatgaagaactgtgtgtattTCTGGTGAAAAGAAATTTCTCTCTTTTTGTCAGCTAATTACAAAGTGACTGCACTGAAGATAGGCCACTGTAAATTTATATGTATTGTCTTCTATAAAATATGTCTTTCTGAGTCCTCATATCTTCAACTCCCTCCCGAATGTCCAACAATCCTTGTCCAATGTAATTGTGTCTCTCATTCTCCTTGGGGAAAAACCATTAACACATGACTTCTGCCTAACATCCCACCTTTATTATGTAAATTCAGCAATCTACTGGGAGCATATGGCTGCTTCCTCAAATGAGCGACATTCTATGACTGTATCATCTTTCAGGCAAGAGTCATATCTAATTTGCAATATATACGTGATATATCATAGTTGGAGGTGGTGGGGCGGTTTGCATGGGTAATGAAGAACCCTCCCCTTGGTGAACCTAGGAAGGAGGAGAATAATATTCCACGCCCTCCCTAAGGACACAAGTTGGGGACCCAAACCAATTGTACTTGTACACATTCTATCCCTAGGAGCAGAAAAGCACTTTGTACAGAGGACTGCTATGTATAAAACTTTCTTGTTTTTTCACCTTAATTATGATTAGCATTTAACGTTGGGAAGTAAATTTGCAACTAAACTATTTTTATCCTAAcatttagagatgagcagatctgatgAGCTCTGTGTGAGCCAAATTGCACAGATTTTACAGAGTAATTTGTATTAAAGCAAATTTATCCTCTGAGAATTGAATATTATGCTCTGGTGTATAAAAATACACCAGAGGACATTAAACAAAAGatgtagaaaaagaaaaaaaagccaaaaaaacaactaatactcacctcactgctcacaCTCTCCCACAAGGTTGTATGCTCCTCTTAATGCTGTCGCACAAATGCAGACATCCCTGTGGACACGCAGGGGCATCcccaggcttaaggtaccgtcacactaagcgacgctgcagcgatactgacaacgatccggatcgctgcagcatcgctgtttggtcgctggagagctgtcacacagacagctctccagcgaccaacgatgccggtaaccagggtaaacatcgggttactaagcgcagggccgcgcttagtaacccgatgtttaccctggttaccatcgtaaaagttaaaaaaacaaccactacatacttacctaccgctgtctgtccccggcgctgggcttctctgctctggctgtgagcacagcggccggaaagcagagcggtgacgtcaccgctgtgctttccggctgcccggcgctcacagccagagcagagaagcccagcgccggggacagacagcggtaggtaagtatgtagtgtttggtttttttactttaacaatggtaaccagggtaaacatcgggttactaagcgcggccctgcgcttagtaacccgatgtttaccctggttaccagcgaagacatcgctgaatcggcgtcacacacgccgattcagcgatgtcagcgggacgtccagcgacaaaacaaagttctggcctttctgccctgaccagcgacatcacagcaggggcctgatcgctgctgcctgtcacactggacgatatcgctagccaggacgctgcaacgtcacggatcgctagcgatatagtctagtgtgacggtacctttagtcacagcTGGAAGTCCTGGTTGTGCGTGAATATGCCTGGTGTTTTAGAGCAAGAAAGCCATAAGAAGAGAAACTGAGTGCCGAGGACTGTATGGGGAAGAGAGAGCAGCAGATGTGGTCAGAGTAGTGAGGGGAGTTTTAATTTTGTTTTGTTAGTTTGACCCTGACCCTTTACAGTTTAGGATAAAAATCCTACTGCCATTTTGTCAAATACACGtggtgtaaattaaaaaaaaacaaaaacaaatctccATTCTGGAAAAATACTGATTTTTGTAAatttcaagtagaattcaattttaCTTAATTAATTTGCCCAACCCTAATTACGCTGATATTATAAACATTGGAGTTTGTAGAATATACTTGTCTACAGTATCCTTTTTGTATCCTTACTTGCGTAAATGGGACTTATTTATGAAAATTGGAATTTAAAGGGTATTAGATATCTGAAATAATGTTGCTATAAAACATTCACCCAAAGATTAAAGTACAACATAAAAAAACTTAAAATATTTCAAACTTTATTGCCAGCTGATATCACAAAACAAGCATAATTGAATATAAAAAGCTAACTGCTGTAAACCATACATACAGTATGCAAGTATGACGTAAAATCAGCTATGTTAGTGCTGGGAATAAATCTATATAAAAATCTAAGACTTGAACCTTAACCAATTTGGTGTTTTTAGAACTGCATCAAAGAAATTCAAGTCAAAATGCAAAAACTAGAGAATGCAGAAATAGCAAGTAAGCTGTAAGCTTTCACCAACTTTGTCTTAACCGGATAAGAATTTGTAGAAAAGGCACAGCAAATGCAAACTACATTACAAATAATGTGTTACCCATACACATTTCTAAATATATAAAACTTTTTTAATCGTTTTGGTAATAAAGAGCTTGTTGAAAAGCCATTAAGCCCCTCATAACAAAGATTAAAGTTTCTTTTCAGTGCACAATTTATAACATTTCAAATAAGAAAATATAAAGCACGTACTTTAGACAAGTGTTATTTTTAAGGCTAAAACCAATATAGTTTACCCCATTAGATAGCCAACCCTATTACCAATTAATTTCCAAATGAACTACTAACAGATTGGAAAGAATAGCTGTATGAAGAGGATGATGAACCATCAAAACTTCCTCGTCGGGATCCACTTCGAGAACCTGAGCGAGATCCTGAGCGGGATCCAGGAGCTGAAGATACATTGTATGGGCTACTTATTCCTTTAGAGGACACTGAAGCTGCTTCCAGCATTCTCAGGCCTGTTACATCTTCAACCATAGAGCGATCAACGGCTTCTTTGTAGGAGATTTTCAGTTTAGTTTTTGGACAAGTCAGAATTTTGGGGTAGTTGCTGAGGTCTCGTAATTTCTGCGCCGCACGACCATCAATTATACCTTTCCGTATAGCTTCTTCTGTTGTAATTCTGGATTGTGTTTCTGGATCAATAAGGCCCCCTGTTAAGTACTGAAACTCAAGGAAACGTTGTCCAGCTTCATACGGCAGCCAGTTTACCTTCATAGCTTCAGCAGCAGATAATTTTTTCTGGCCTCTAACACCATCAAAACCAGAATATGCTTTCTGTGCTTGCTTCAGCCTGGCAGACATATCCTGATCTATTATGCCTTGGTTGACAGCATCTTGCAGAGGAATTCTTTGACCAGAGGTTAGGTTTATAATGCCACCTGTGCATGCCTGTGCTTCAAGTAAACGCTGTCCAGTAATTGTATCGACAATACCACGCTTGATGCCCTCTGAAATGGAGATTTTTTCTAAATTTTCAGTATCAAATATGGCTGCAATAGGACTGATTTCCTCTAAAGAGTCTGAAAATGAACCACTTTTAGACCAAGAGCTTGTTCGAAATTTGGGAGATAAGAGGGATTCTTGTCTTGAAGTAACTAGTACATCGTCACTTAGGTTCTTGTTGGAgatcatgtctgcaaattgagtaaGGCTTAAGGTACCAGCACGGTATTGTTCAAAGTTGCTTTTATTGATTATTTTCAAGTCTATTGCTTCTTGGACATCATACTGGTTGCCTGTCTTGCGGTCGACAAGTACAACTCTGGTTGAGCCATCTGAACCTGTAGTAGTTATTTCTTCCCATTCGCATTCTTGTTCTGAAAGCTCAAGATAGGTGTCATAATCTATAAGCTCTTTGTTATAAGCTTCTTGTACAGTCATTTCCCTGTTGGTATCTGGGTCAACTATCACCACTCTGCGTTTCCTAGAAGTTTTCTTTTGGGATGCTTGGActaactttttcttttctttcaaagGCAGTAGACAAAGATTGGTTTTGTCATCTACAATGCACCGCTCTTTTAATTGCAAGTATGTCAAATTTTCCTCTGTGTTAGGATCGAAAAAGCCTTTGGTGTCATCACTAGGATCGGAAAGGATTTCATTCATTTCTTCATTGAAATAACCACGTTTATATGCTACATCAACTGGTAAACGATGACTTGCTTTTGGATCAATTATGCCACCAGTAGCTATCTGAGCCTCCAGCAGGCGGATGCCATGTCCTTTTTCAATAAGCTCTTTGTTCATAGCCTGAAACAATGAAATTATGTTCCCAGTTTCTGGGTCTTTGTAGCCAGTTACTGCTCTTTCTGCAGACAGTAATTTTTCCTTAAATTCTATTCCAACAAGTCCTCTTCTATAAGCTTCTTCGACAGTAAGTCTTAGATTATTTACTGGGTCCACTATGAATCCTGTTGCTGCCTGTGCTTCTAGTAGTTCCAGCGTGGTTCCAGGTCTTAACAATCCCTTTTTCATTGCATCATAGATTCCTAACTTTTCTTTTGTAGCCTCATTGTATATACCAGCAATACAACTGGATCCTTGCAGAAAATCTTTAATTCTTTCACTGACTTCTTCCACAGATATCTGGCCAGATTCTAGTTGATCTACAGTAGAAGAACGAATTATACCTGACTCTACTAACTCTGTCAAAGGTACTTGTTGCCTGATACCAGCAAATGAAAGGCTTTTCTTCATAACTGGAAGCAAAAGTAATCCTGTGTGGGGTTCAACTCTGCATTTCTGCTTAAGTTGTGCATAACTGACATTCTTCTTAGTGACTGGTTCTATGTAATACTTGCCATCATCACTGGGGTTATTAAGAGCTTTATGTAAATCACGGTCAATCAAGCCACGAGATAATGCAACCTCAATAGGCACAAATACACTGTTCACTGGGTCAACTATTCCTCCCGCAGCTGCTTGAGCTTCTAAAAGCCGTATACCAACTTCCCGACTAATCAGATTTTTCTTGATGGCCTCTGAAACAGAAACGATTTTTCCTGAGAAAGGATCTTTGAAACCAGTAACTGCTTTTTCTGCAGTGTAAATGGCCTCTCTATCTTGGAAATCAATGAGGTCCCTAGCTACTGCATTGTCTACTGAAAGCTTTTCATTCCTGTCTAGGTCTATTATTCCTCCAGTTGCAGCTTGAGCCTCTAGTAACATGACTGAGCTCTCAGGTGAAATCAGTTTCCTTCTCTTTGCTTCCACAAATGAATGTTTCTCTTTAGGTGTTACAGATACTCCGGCAATTGCACCAGCACCCTTCAAGAAGGGTTCTATTTCAGCGGAAACCTCTTCCAGTGATCTCTGGCCCTTTATTAATTTTTCATAAGTAGACTTTGTTATTATCTGGCATTCCAGAAGTTGATGTGCTGTAACTTTTTTCCTCAGACCATCGAAAACAAATTTGGAAAGATCAACTGACATGTCTTCATCCGTTTGAATCTGCTTACTCGATGATATAGGTCGCCTCCTAAGACTGTCTAGTTCTCTTTCAAGAGAAAGTCGTTGATTATCAAAATCTACTTGAGTCAACCGTTGAGTCTCCTCCATCTTCCGCCTGTATCGCTCTTCAATAGATCTAATCTCAGCCTGCAGTCTTTCAATTTCAGTTTTGTATGAAACTTTCTCTCTTTCACTTCTCTCCCAATCACTTTCAATTCTCTTCACATCTTCCTCCTTGCGGGTATATTGTGTTCTCCACTGATTCAGGTCATTTCGAATTTGCTGCTTCTCTTCTTCCAAGCGTTGCTTATTACGTGTTTCTGCATCTAATGAAGTCTTTGCACGGCTTAGTTCCTCTTcaagacgttgcagccttgttctgtcttgttccagaagttttattTTCATCAAGAGGCTTTCTTTTTCTTGAATAATTTCTGAACACTTCATACTAGATTCCTGTATCTTACCGGTGGcctgcaacaaaagaaaaaaaatacaaagaaaagatTGTTTATTGACATAATCAGCCTACATCACCCACAAGAATTTACTCATATATACAATACTACCAGAATTTGGTCTAAGATCTCACACATTGTAGGTTTTATTTCGATAGGCTAATGAAGTATTTTTATAATGAAGTAGAAACTATGTATTTGACTACATTCCCATCCCACACAATATGaaatgtttaaaatgtaaaaatacacTGCATTAAAATAATGAGTGAACAAAAGTAAGGCTACAATTGGTTATAGCAGTCTACCGTAGATTTGTTTTCAGTGATTTTTATTCTATATTTGATCTGAAAAATACACAAAATggaacaaaaacatttaaaaactgaGACAAAATTTAATGAGAACAGATTTGATTTACTGACATCTGAGACTAATACAATGATTAGAACATAAAAAAGGATAGTGAAGACTTCGGAGAGTAAATCAACTCACAACATAAACAAAAGAGAAATTTTTAATaagattgacaatatggagagtttATCATTTTAGAAGTTGCAGAAATGGTTTTATTAGGTGCTTAAATAGTGTAGATTGAATAGGTGCACACATTGCTACACTAAATACATTTTAAATATGTAtgcttttttaaatatatttaatatTATAAATACATGCAAATATAGCATTTAGCCTCCCGGCCTAAATATAACAACAAATACAATAAGTAGTCAGTGTACCTAAGTGTAACTGACCTTGTATCAAATATGTTTTTTAATTAAGTTATTAATAatgcttcattttttttattttgccatttgGTTCTTACCAATGAAATTTATCCTAATTGGAATTCTGGACTCTGCGTGTGAGGTTTCCAGAACAGTTTAATGCCCGCTTACTGTTTTGTAGATAACAAAAAGTGCACCCATGTCCTCAAGGTGCCTAAAGTTAAAAATACTTCTATTTTGGCAATTAGAAATTTAATTATAAGTTGTTACTAGAAGCTAAATACACATGTTAGATTATAGAATGATTAAATTACTGGACAGAAAACACATTAAGGGAAATTTATGTGAGTACCTCCAGTGCTTGCTTTTGGAATTTTTCAATTTCCTGTCTCAAAATTTGCCTCTCTTTCTGTAATTCATTTATTAGGCCCTGTAGCTCCAAAGATCGCTTGTTGCTGATTTGTAGCTGGTTCTTTAACTCTGTAAtagttgcatttttttcaccatccaCTTCATCTTTACATTTCTTGACCTCCTCATTTTCCAGCCTAACATAACGCAGCTCCTCTTCAAGCCTCAGGTGTTCTTTAGTCAGATTTTCTGTTATCGACTGCAACCTCTCTATTTCTATTTTACTCTCATTGAGGCTTCGGTTTCTCTCTTCAATGGTTTTCTGCAGGTGCTCATTTCTTATGTGAGCCTGCCGTAAGTTTTCTTGCTCTACATGTAATTGGCGACGTAGACTTTCCACCTCAGCTACAAGTTTACTCAGCTCATCAATATTTCTCTGCTGGTCTCTGAGCTGACCATCTAAAGACTCTCTCTGTTGTCTTAAGTCTTCCTCAGTTTGCCTTTTAATGATCGTAACTTGCTCTACTTGTTGTGTTAGCGTTGTGATCTTTTTTAGTTGCTCAGTACTGGTTCTTCTAAGAGCTTCCAACTCTTCttctaactttttattttttgcatgctcatCTGCAGCAATTCTTTTTTGCCTGTTAATCTCTTCCTCAAGTTTGTTCTTATGTGTCTCCAATTCTTTCAGTTTGACTTGAAGTCTGTTTATTTCATTTTCTTTTCCTTGTTTTTCTACTGATAGCTTTTCATAGTCTGATTTAAGTCTTATTAATTCTTGCTCCTGAATCTTTAATTTGCTTATGGTCTCTGTGGCAGCTGTGTTGGCTTTTTGTAGATCAAACTGGTTCCTTTGTACTTTTACATGCTCCTCCTCAAGTCTCTTCTTTTGGTTTATTTCAACCTCAATAACTTTTTTCAATCTTTCAATCTCCTTATTGCGTTCCTGAATTGTTTTGGCAGCATCATCAAGGGATTTTTTATTTCTTTGCTCCTCCTCAGATCTGAGCTTGGATAGCTGCTTCAACTCAATCTCCAATTGCTGCTTCCTTTGAGTCAAATCTGATGTTAATGACTTCTGCTGGTGAACATCATCTTCAGTTTTTTTCAAATTCGTTGTCATTTGTGTCAAAGAGGTCCGTAATCTGTTTAACTCTAATGACAAGTCTCGTTTCTCTCTTGCTAGACTGTCTATCTCTTGATTCAAGCCAGTCATGTTGTCTTCTTTTTCAATACTTAGTTCGTGGATGGTAGTTTTTGAAATATTAATTTCTGTTTCATACTTGCTTCTTAAATTTATAAGCTGATCGTCATAATTGTTTCTTACCTTTACAAGCTCGTTTTCATATTGCCTCTGACGGGCAGCCTCCTCCTGAAGTTGATATTTCAATTTGTCAATCTCACCGTTTCTATCCTGAATTGTCCTGCTAGCTTCCTCCAGTGATATCTTAAATCTTGTAACTTCTTCTGAACTACTATTAATTATCCTTTGTAGTTCCTTTTCCAGTTGCTGCTTTCTCTGAGTGATCTCAGACCCTGAAGCTTTCTGTTGAAGAGCATCATCTTCTGCCCTTCTGCGTTGTTCATTTGTTTGGACAATGGTTTCATTAAGTCGAGTGATTTCTTGGGTAAGATCTCTATTTTCTCTTGCTAATTTCTCAAGTTGGGCTCTTAATTCATATGAGTCTTCTTCCTTCTGAACCGTTATTTGCTGTATTGTCGTCTTTGTAATGTTTATTTCAGATTCAAATTTGTTCCTCAAACTACTGATTTCGTCACTATACTGCTTCCTTACCTTTGACAGCTCATTCTCATAGTCCCGCTTCCTCTGGCCTTCATCCTGCAGAAGAACTCTTAGCCTCTCTATCTCATATTCCTTCTCCTTGATTATCTTGTCAGTTTCAATTTTTTGGCGGTTGACACCTTCTAAGTCACTTTGCCTCTTTTGCTGAATTTGGTTGAATTCATTCTTTTGGAGCTCACATCTGTCCTCCAGTGCTTTTCTCCTCCTTTTCTCATCATCAATCTCATATGTGAACCTGGTGATCTTTTCATTGAGTTCAGCTATCTGACTATAGCATTTATCAAGGTTCTGTTTTGCAGAAGACCCTTCCATTTCAGCCTTCCTCTTCATATCTTCCAGAAGAAGGAGTCTTGATTTGTACTCTGAGCAATCTGTCTGATATTTTTGCAGATTTTGATCAAGAAATTTGTTTTTCTGGGAGTTATCTGAATTTGCATCTCTGGCAAGGCGTAGTTCCTCTTCAAGAAGCTCAATCCTAGTGTttttcatctgtaaaaaaaaatgttgacaaCTCAATAATCCGATTATAAATTTGCGCACCAATGTTAACATCCTTTTATTTGAGCCATTGATTAAATGAATGAATATTGTACGATGTAAATGTGACAATGTTTGTGAGCAAATTGCATTTTTGTTGTTGTCCTAAATATGAGTGTTAGTCAGTAGGACACCTCTAATAATTATTGTTCATTCCCTTACAATTTACACATGCAGATTACTGCTACATAGAAACAGATGTAATGAGTGCCGATTGACACGCTGTCTTCTGAAACTGAAGACATATCAATCGAAAGTCTATAATCCTGCCTTTGATCTCGTAGGAGAACAGCTTAACTGAGGTCTTGAGCCTTTTTATTTTAGCGATCTGTGGAGGTTTTAGCAGCAGACCCCCTCCAATCAAAACATTTGACAAAACTCTGACATGTCAAATATTTCTATTAACCTCTTAACATCTAATGACGGGCAGTGTCTGTCATTCGACTCGTCCCCCTGTTTGGTGCTGGTTGGTGctgatgagcccgcaccttttccagcacatgacagctgatctaatcagctgacatgtgcccctaacagccgcaagTGGAATCGCAatctacccgcggctgttaacatgcaCGCGCAGGAAGCGTGTCAATACCTCCACCCTCCTCTATATAGCACAAGCAATCGCATGATAGCAGCTTCTAATCTCCaattgagactattgaagcaggtaaaaagtaaaatacatttttaaaaatattaaaaaaagaaaaaaatataagtcAAAAtccccctcttttgccccattcaaaataaaacaataaaaaaaatcaaatatacacatatttggtatcgctgcgttcagaatcgcccgatctatcaatatataaaaagaattaatccaattggtaaacggcgtagcgagaaaaaaaaaatcgaaatgccagaattacgtttttatggttgcttcaacattgcaataaaatgcaataatggacaaTCAAAAGATCACATACACACCAAAATCATATCAATAAAAGTGTCAGatcgacacacaaaaaataaataagccctcaccaggcTCCAGATCGCAAAAAATGGAGTTGCtacggtcttggaaaatggcaactttttttttttacagattttgattttttttttcaccattttaataaataagaacctagacatatttggtgtccgtgaacttgtaatgacctgtaaaatcataatggcaggtcagttttaggatttagtgaacatggtaaaaaaaaatccaaaaaacaattgtggaattgcacttttctcgcaatttcaccgcatttggattttttttccgttttccagtacataatatggtaaaatcaatggtgccattcaaaagtacaactcgtcccgcaaaaaatcaagccctcatgtggccatattgacataaaaattaaaaaagttatgtccgtggtaagaaggggagcaaaaaatggaaacgccaaaacggaaatacccctggtccttaaggggttaaagttgagtTAAATTTTAAAGAAAACATTAATTCTCATTTATGATATGTTGTCCATGGACAAACGTTGTCAGCTTGGATTAAATTAAACACTCAAAGGTGTATGTATAGTAAAATACCTTTAAGTCTTCCATGCTCTTTGACATTTCATGCAAAAGTCTGTATAAATCATTTCCTCTAGTTAGCAACTCTATGTAGCGTGCTTGAATGTCAGAAGcctgaagaataaaaaaaaaatgggttatGTTTGTGGTTGTCTTAGATAATTAGTGCAACAAGCTTGATCTTCTTTATTCTGCCAATATATGCAGCATTACAACATGCAATTATTTATTTCTAATTACCTTGCTCCCTATTATAATGACAACTTTATTAGTTGTCCCAAGATAATTAGTCGGACAATTATGGTATTTTGTTGCCAATACATTAAAAATAAAGGCCAATCTTATTTTccctaaaatacactgctcaaaaaaataaagggaacactaaaataccacatcctaaata
This window contains:
- the DSP gene encoding desmoplakin isoform X4, translating into MSINGGSHPRINTLGRLTRAESGPDLSSRYEMNNHHKMVVGGGGGGLMPQKTYYVQQSYSEQTGDGYGQTGTMSRRSNTVQDMLQHISECLIRAELIAAPELKYGDGSQLVRNRELEDCLGGAQEEMELVEGLIKEMRMMGQPCDSYYRKLLQLADQMRALDKAIHGPRVRKGSKGGGYSSQSGSGWDDHTKRITTEALNQIRQQKRQIEIVDWGFDAASVEQQIGNHRKFHNAIADYRWELDKIKADLREKGAIYQLEEEYDALLKFSFERMDQLRQLQNIIQATSREIMWINDREEEELLYDWSDKNTDIPRKQESFSKLMSQLEVKEKELNKLKQESDQLILSQHPASDKIEAYMDTLQTQWSWILQITKCIDVHLKENAAYFQFFDEAQGTQTYLTNLQDTIRKKYPCDKSMPLPRVLEMIKDLEKERDKINEYKRQVQNLVNKSKKIVQLKPRNPDYKREKPIVLKALCDYKQDQKVIHKGDECILKNNSQRSKWNVTGPGGLDMVVPSVSLIIPPPNPGAIDLSSKIEQFYEAILTLWNQLYINMKSLVSWHYCMIDIEKIRTMTLAKLKTMRQEDYQRVVSDLEVHYQEFMRNSQGSNMFGDDDKRKMHSQFSEAQKHYQTLVVQLPSYQTKETTYIKTRPQQQINNSERLEVVTQNTASNLKGSNTSTTVVDSDRLKQENWLLLELQKIRQQMEIHETKLLQRNVYNVDQETFRDFSYRINDLEALRGDGQNFAAQLTKIKEMILSLKDSDKSAYMQSELNALLKKMENIHGFSAEHLERLQALRILLQNILQLEDLIKVYEARLTEEETISLDPAKVEAYRNALKKMKAELEQKKSQLISLDTELKKTLQINDRVVQAYPYCEVDLSKFADKANQLTERWHRIEKEIDDRSWELEKQGKQLRNYRDMYQALSKWITDTKQKIDVLESAKLSDANTVTRYLNEQKNLNVDIQGKREKVEEVMKTADQCASSIKDYELQLASYSSGLETLLNIPIKRTVVQSPAVVVLQEASDIQARYIELLTRGNDLYRLLHEMSKSMEDLKMKNTRIELLEEELRLARDANSDNSQKNKFLDQNLQKYQTDCSEYKSRLLLLEDMKRKAEMEGSSAKQNLDKCYSQIAELNEKITRFTYEIDDEKRRRKALEDRCELQKNEFNQIQQKRQSDLEGVNRQKIETDKIIKEKEYEIERLRVLLQDEGQRKRDYENELSKATGKIQESSMKCSEIIQEKESLLMKIKLLEQDRTRLQRLEEELSRAKTSLDAETRNKQRLEEEKQQIRNDLNQWRTQYTRKEEDVKRIESDWERSEREKVSYKTEIERLQAEIRSIEERYRRKMEETQRLTQVDFDNQRLSLERELDSLRRRPISSSKQIQTDEDMSVDLSKFVFDGLRKKVTAHQLLECQIITKSTYEKLIKGQRSLEEVSAEIEPFLKGAGAIAGVSVTPKEKHSFVEAKRRKLISPESSVMLLEAQAATGGIIDLDRNEKLSVDNAVARDLIDFQDREAIYTAEKAVTGFKDPFSGKIVSVSEAIKKNLISREVGIRLLEAQAAAGGIVDPVNSVFVPIEVALSRGLIDRDLHKALNNPSDDGKYYIEPVTKKNVSYAQLKQKCRVEPHTGLLLLPVMKKSLSFAGIRQQVPLTELVESGIIRSSTVDQLESGQISVEEVSERIKDFLQGSSCIAGIYNEATKEKLGIYDAMKKGLLRPGTTLELLEAQAATGFIVDPVNNLRLTVEEAYRRGLVGIEFKEKLLSAERAVTGYKDPETGNIISLFQAMNKELIEKGHGIRLLEAQIATGGIIDPKASHRLPVDVAYKRGYFNEEMNEILSDPSDDTKGFFDPNTEENLTYLQLKERCIVDDKTNLCLLPLKEKKKLVQASQKKTSRKRRVVIVDPDTNREMTVQEAYNKELIDYDTYLELSEQECEWEEITTTGSDGSTRVVLVDRKTGNQYDVQEAIDLKIINKSNFEQYRAGTLSLTQFADMISNKNLSDDVLVTSRQESLLSPKFRTSSWSKSGSFSDSLEEISPIAAIFDTENLEKISISEGIKRGIVDTITGQRLLEAQACTGGIINLTSGQRIPLQDAVNQGIIDQDMSARLKQAQKAYSGFDGVRGQKKLSAAEAMKVNWLPYEAGQRFLEFQYLTGGLIDPETQSRITTEEAIRKGIIDGRAAQKLRDLSNYPKILTCPKTKLKISYKEAVDRSMVEDVTGLRMLEAASVSSKGISSPYNVSSAPGSRSGSRSGSRSGSRRGSFDGSSSSSYSYSFQSVSSSFGN